In one Agathobacter rectalis ATCC 33656 genomic region, the following are encoded:
- a CDS encoding helix-turn-helix transcriptional regulator, which yields MIENLNGIHETVKYKEYSNVKLFINAEAEDYPIHWHTPMEIIMPLEGGYTVQIGDDLVHLNENDIIFIASGVKHRLIAPDTGKRLILQIEWSAVSKIKELNSILTLIAPAITLTPETSGDIHSNIRKLLLDISNEYQTDSFLSEAVIYSKILEVLVLIGRHHTASSCHFNVGRHKQQEYLERFLSICEYIDTHCTEDITLDEIAKIAGFSKYHFTRLFKQFTNNTFYKYLNQKRIELALTLLADPNISVTETAMQSGFANPSTFIRVFKTEKGCTPTEFRKMFIG from the coding sequence ATGATCGAAAATCTGAATGGAATACATGAGACAGTAAAATATAAAGAATACAGCAATGTAAAGCTTTTTATAAATGCGGAAGCAGAAGATTATCCCATTCACTGGCATACTCCCATGGAGATTATCATGCCACTTGAAGGCGGCTATACAGTGCAGATTGGGGATGATTTGGTACATCTTAATGAGAATGATATTATCTTTATAGCTTCCGGTGTAAAACACAGGCTTATCGCACCTGACACCGGAAAAAGGCTTATCCTGCAGATTGAGTGGTCTGCTGTCTCAAAAATAAAGGAATTAAATTCCATACTTACCCTTATAGCACCTGCTATAACGCTAACCCCGGAAACTTCCGGTGATATCCACAGCAATATCCGTAAACTGCTGCTTGATATATCAAATGAATACCAGACCGACTCATTTCTATCAGAAGCCGTGATCTACTCCAAAATACTTGAAGTACTTGTCCTTATTGGAAGACATCATACTGCCAGCAGTTGTCATTTTAATGTAGGCAGACACAAGCAGCAGGAATATCTGGAGCGTTTTCTGTCTATCTGTGAGTATATCGATACACATTGCACTGAGGACATAACACTTGATGAAATCGCAAAAATAGCCGGATTCAGTAAATATCACTTTACCCGGCTATTTAAGCAGTTTACCAATAATACCTTTTACAAATACTTAAATCAGAAAAGAATAGAGCTTGCCCTGACCCTTCTGGCTGATCCCAATATATCTGTCACCGAGACTGCAATGCAGTCAGGCTTTGCAAATCCATCCACTTTCATAAGGGTGTTCAAAACTGAAAAGGGCTGCACCCCGACTGAATTTCGCAAAATGTTTATTGGGTGA
- a CDS encoding glycoside hydrolase family 3 C-terminal domain-containing protein yields MSKKTIEYAKKLVSQMTIDEKISQMLYESPAIERLGIPEYNWWNEALHGVARAGVATVFPQAIGLAATFDTDLIEKIGDVVSTEGRGKFNEFSKKGDHGIYKGLTFWAPNVNIFRDPRWGRGHETYGEDPYLTGKLGCAYIRGLQGDDPDHLKSAACAKHFAVHSGPEAIRHEFDAKASKHDMYDTYLYAFKRCVKDAKVEAVMGAYNRVNGEPACGSRTLLKDILRDEFGFEGHVVSDCWAILDFHEHHHVTDTVEESAAMAVNNGCDLNCGSAFLHLKDAYDKGMVSDEAITAAVERLMEVRIRLGMMKDYPSPYEDISYEVVECKEHVELSVEAARRSLVLLKNKDNFLPLDRKNVKTIAVIGPNANSRDALIGNYYGTSSRYITPLEGLQQYLGEDTRVLYAEGCHLYKDKVQGLAEEKDRFKEALIMAEQSDVVVMCLGLDATIEGEEGDAGNEYASGDKLGLMLPGLQEELLEAVAAVGKPVILVLSAGSAIDLSWAEEHVDAIIDSWYPGARGGKAVAEAIFGEYSPNGKLPVTFYQGTENLPEFTDYSMAHRTYRYTNENVLYPFGYGLHYGETNYDGLSVDKAESDVNEPVEVFVNVTNDSRYTVNEIVQLYIRHVDAAEYEPGYQLKGIEVVKLEPHETKKVKLTLSPRDFAVIEEDGSCVAVPGIYEISAGGQQPDDRSTKLTGKRTERIEIARCGEKTGVDY; encoded by the coding sequence ATGAGTAAAAAAACTATAGAATATGCAAAAAAACTAGTATCGCAGATGACAATAGATGAGAAGATAAGTCAGATGCTGTATGAGTCACCGGCTATAGAAAGACTGGGGATACCGGAATACAACTGGTGGAATGAGGCTCTTCATGGAGTAGCAAGAGCCGGTGTTGCTACAGTATTTCCTCAGGCGATAGGTCTTGCGGCAACTTTTGATACTGACCTGATAGAAAAGATCGGAGATGTTGTATCAACGGAGGGTCGTGGAAAGTTCAATGAATTTTCAAAAAAGGGTGATCACGGAATATACAAGGGACTTACCTTCTGGGCACCTAATGTAAATATATTCAGAGATCCAAGATGGGGCAGGGGACATGAGACATACGGGGAAGATCCGTACCTGACAGGTAAGCTTGGCTGCGCATATATAAGGGGATTACAGGGAGATGATCCGGATCACTTAAAATCGGCAGCCTGTGCAAAGCATTTTGCGGTACACAGCGGTCCGGAAGCCATAAGACATGAGTTTGATGCGAAAGCATCAAAGCATGATATGTATGATACATATTTGTATGCCTTCAAGCGATGTGTAAAGGATGCAAAGGTTGAGGCTGTCATGGGGGCTTACAACAGGGTAAATGGAGAACCTGCCTGCGGAAGCAGGACACTGCTTAAGGATATACTGCGTGACGAGTTTGGATTTGAAGGTCATGTGGTGTCAGACTGCTGGGCAATACTTGATTTCCACGAACACCATCATGTGACGGATACAGTTGAGGAATCGGCTGCTATGGCTGTAAACAACGGCTGTGACTTAAACTGTGGAAGTGCATTTTTACATCTTAAGGATGCTTATGACAAGGGAATGGTTTCAGACGAGGCGATCACGGCAGCAGTAGAAAGGCTGATGGAGGTGCGTATCCGTCTGGGCATGATGAAGGATTATCCATCGCCATATGAGGACATATCGTATGAGGTTGTAGAATGTAAGGAGCATGTGGAGCTTTCTGTGGAGGCTGCCAGAAGAAGTCTTGTACTTTTAAAGAATAAGGACAATTTCCTGCCTCTTGACAGAAAAAATGTTAAAACTATTGCGGTTATCGGACCAAATGCCAACTCCAGGGATGCGCTTATAGGAAATTATTATGGTACCTCATCAAGATATATCACTCCACTTGAGGGATTACAGCAATATCTTGGAGAGGATACAAGAGTGCTTTATGCAGAGGGCTGCCATCTTTACAAGGACAAAGTACAGGGACTTGCAGAGGAAAAGGACAGATTTAAGGAAGCCCTCATCATGGCAGAACAGTCAGATGTGGTCGTAATGTGTCTTGGACTTGATGCAACTATAGAAGGTGAAGAGGGGGATGCCGGAAATGAATATGCAAGCGGTGACAAGCTGGGGCTTATGCTTCCGGGACTTCAGGAGGAACTTTTAGAGGCTGTTGCAGCAGTAGGAAAGCCGGTAATACTTGTGCTGTCAGCAGGAAGTGCGATAGATCTTTCCTGGGCAGAAGAGCATGTGGATGCCATTATAGACAGCTGGTATCCGGGAGCCAGAGGCGGAAAGGCTGTTGCAGAAGCTATATTCGGAGAGTATAGTCCGAATGGAAAACTGCCGGTTACATTTTATCAGGGCACCGAAAATCTCCCGGAGTTTACGGATTATTCAATGGCTCACAGGACATATCGCTATACAAATGAGAATGTGTTATATCCATTTGGATATGGACTGCATTATGGTGAGACAAACTATGATGGACTGTCAGTGGATAAAGCAGAAAGTGATGTAAACGAACCTGTCGAGGTGTTTGTAAATGTGACAAATGACAGCAGATATACTGTAAATGAGATAGTTCAGCTCTATATCAGGCACGTTGATGCTGCAGAGTATGAGCCGGGATATCAGCTAAAGGGGATTGAGGTTGTAAAGCTTGAGCCACATGAGACTAAGAAAGTAAAGCTGACTCTTTCGCCAAGGGACTTTGCTGTGATAGAAGAGGATGGAAGCTGTGTAGCTGTGCCGGGAATTTATGAGATATCCGCAGGAGGACAGCAGCCTGATGACAGAAGCACAAAGCTCACAGGCAAGAGGACAGAGCGCATTGAGATCGCAAGATGTGGAGAGAAAACAGGGGTAGATTATTAA